In the Nitrosopumilus cobalaminigenes genome, AGGGAGATAACTTAGTCAAGAAATCAGAGAACATGGATTGGTACAAAGGTAAGACTTTGTTAGAAGCATTTGATGACTTTACTGTCACTGAAAAACCCGTCGGTAAACCACTACGTGTTCCAATTCAAGACGTTTACACTATTACCGGTGTAGGAACTGTACCAGTAGGTAGAGTTGAAACAGGAATTATGAAAGCAGGAGACAAAATTGTTGTAATGCCTTCAGGAGCTCCTGGTGAAATCAAATCTATTGAAACACACCACACTGAAATGCCATCTGCAGAAGCAGGTGACAACATTGGTTTCAACCTTAGAGGTGTTGAAAAGAAAGATATCAAGAGAGGAGATGTTCTTGGTACTCCTGATGCACCTCCAAACGTTGCAAAAGAATTCAAAGCCCAAATTATTGTTATTCACCACCCAACAGCAATTGCTCCTGGTTACACACCAGTAATGCACGCACACACTACACAAGTCGCAGCAACTGTTACTGAGTTCCTCCAAAAGATCAACCCAGCAACTGGTGCAGTTGAAGAAGAAAATCCAAAATTCCTCAAAGTTGGAGATTCTGCAATTGTCAAAATTAGACCGGTGAGACCAACATGTATTGAAACATTCCAAGAATTCCCTGAGATGGGTAGATTTGCCCTTAGAGATATGGGTGCAACTATCGCAGCAGGAATTGTAAAGGAAATTACCGAAGAGTACAAACCATAGGCGGATTTTATGACACAAACCGCCCGTGTTAAACTCACTTCCACCAGTCTTCCTAAATTAGATGGTGTATGTGGGGAAATCATGGGTATCGGTAAAAAAACCGGTGTTAAAGTCAAAGGTCCAACTCCACTTCCTGTAAAAAGATTGCATGTTGCTACTAGAAAGTCACCATGTGGCAGTGGAACTGAAACCTATGAAAAATGGGAAATGAAAATGCATAGACGTATTATCAATATCAATGCTGATGATAAAGCAATTAGACAACTTATGAGACTAAAAATCCCTGATGACGTCTACATTGAATTGTCTTTGACATAATCTGGTAGCCTTAAATTATAGAAATTTTGATGATTAACATGGTTGAAGAAGAAATAGATGAAATCGAAGAAACTCCTGTTGAGACTTTTGATGTAAGTTATTCTTGTTTAAGATGTGGTACTAGTGTTCAAAATTCTGAATTGTCTAGATTGCCTGAAATCAAATGTATTTGTGGATTCAGAGTGTTTACTAAAGATAGACCTCCAGTAGTTAAAACCGTAAAAGCAATTTAATTATCTGTCTTTTTTGTAGCTATGTTCTCTTTGTAAATGAGTTCTCATATCTTCCATGTTTGAAAAAAACTTGTTACATTTTTTGCAATCATATTTCAAATCTTTACCGTGAACAATTTGTATATGATTCATCAACTCCTCTTCTTTGGAAAATTTCTTATCACATAATTCACATTTACTTTTGTTAAAAAATCCCACTTCTATCCAAACTCTGCTTTCTTTTCATCCCAGCATTTTCTACATAACTGGCCTTCAATCTTCCAATTGCCTTTTGGATTGTATCTGATCAAACCCATTTTACCGCCACACAATGAACAAAAGTTTTTCTTTTTACCATGGTCTTCTTCTTTATTATCAAAGCATTTTTTGCATAACAAACCTTCCATGTCCCATTGCCATCTGGGTTCCCA is a window encoding:
- a CDS encoding C2H2-type zinc finger protein, with amino-acid sequence MGFFNKSKCELCDKKFSKEEELMNHIQIVHGKDLKYDCKKCNKFFSNMEDMRTHLQREHSYKKDR
- the tuf gene encoding translation elongation factor EF-1 subunit alpha, giving the protein MADKPHLNLIVTGHIDNGKSTTMGHFLMDLGVVDERTIAAHGAESEKTGKGDTFKYAWVMDNIKDERERGITIDLAFQKFESPKYFFTLIDAPGHRDFIKNMITGASEADAAILVLSAKEGETDTAIAAGGQAREHAFLLKTLGVSQLIIAINKMDAVEYKEDAFNAAKAKGEGLAKSVGYKLDQVPIIPVSGWKGDNLVKKSENMDWYKGKTLLEAFDDFTVTEKPVGKPLRVPIQDVYTITGVGTVPVGRVETGIMKAGDKIVVMPSGAPGEIKSIETHHTEMPSAEAGDNIGFNLRGVEKKDIKRGDVLGTPDAPPNVAKEFKAQIIVIHHPTAIAPGYTPVMHAHTTQVAATVTEFLQKINPATGAVEEENPKFLKVGDSAIVKIRPVRPTCIETFQEFPEMGRFALRDMGATIAAGIVKEITEEYKP
- a CDS encoding RNA polymerase Rbp10 produces the protein MINMVEEEIDEIEETPVETFDVSYSCLRCGTSVQNSELSRLPEIKCICGFRVFTKDRPPVVKTVKAI
- the rpsJ gene encoding 30S ribosomal protein S10, giving the protein MTQTARVKLTSTSLPKLDGVCGEIMGIGKKTGVKVKGPTPLPVKRLHVATRKSPCGSGTETYEKWEMKMHRRIININADDKAIRQLMRLKIPDDVYIELSLT